The following proteins are co-located in the Mus caroli chromosome 7, CAROLI_EIJ_v1.1, whole genome shotgun sequence genome:
- the LOC110298813 gene encoding T-cell ecto-ADP-ribosyltransferase 1 isoform X2, whose protein sequence is MTSKIFKFFLTWWLTQQVTGLTGPVMLDMAPNAFDDQYEGCVEDMEKRAPQLLQEDFNMNEKLKLEWKKAEIKWKEIKNCMSYPQGFHDFHGTALVAYTGEIFRSFNEATREFKVNPGNFHYKAFHYYLTRALQLLSDQRCSAVYRGTNVKFLYTGTGSVRFGQFTSSSLSWKVATSQPYFNGQGTVFIINTCLGVHIKRCSYKTNEEEVLIPGYEVYHKVTTQTVKGYIQISLDSPERKKSNFNCVYSGSTQAVKISSLESRESCASLFLVVLLGLLVQQLTLAEL, encoded by the exons GTGACTGGCCTGACAGGGCCTGTCATGCTAGACATGGCTCCCAATGCATTTGATGATCAGTATGAGGGCTGTGTCGAAGACATGGAGAAAAGGGCACCCCAGCTGTTACAAGAAGACTTCAACATGAATGAGAAATTAAAACTTGAGTGGAAAAAAGCAGAGATAAAATGGAAGGAGATCAAAAATTGTATGAGTTATCCCCAAGGTTTCCATGATTTCCATGGAACAGCTTTAGTTGCCTACACTGGGGAAATCTTCAGAAGCTTTAATGAGGCTACTAGAGAGTTCAAAGTGAATCCTGGTAACTTCCACTACAAGGCCTTCCATTACTACTTAACAAGAGCTCTTCAGCTTTTGAGTGACCAGCGTTGTAGTGCAGTTTACCGAGGTACTAACGTCAAGTTTCTTTACACTGGGACGGGCTCTGTGCGATTCGGGCAATTCACATCCTCTTCCTTAAGCTGGAAAGTAGCTACTTCTCAACCATATTTCAATGGACAGGGGACAGTATTTATCATCAACACCTGCTTGGGGGTTCACATCAAACGTTGTTCCTACAAGACTAATGAAGAGGAGGTGTTAATTCCAGGTTATGAAGTATATCACAAAGTCACAACACAAACTGTCAAAGGGTATATCCAAATTTCTCTAGACTCCCCggaaaggaagaagagcaacTTCAATTGCGTCTATAGCGGTTCTACTCAAGCAGTCAAAATTAGCAGCTTAG AATCCAGAGAGAGCTGTGCATCCCTGTTCCTTGTGGTTCTCCTCGGTCTTCTGGTCCAGCAGCTTACTCTTGCTGAGCTGTAG
- the LOC110298813 gene encoding T-cell ecto-ADP-ribosyltransferase 1 isoform X3 — translation MTSKIFKFFLTWWLTQQVTGLTGPVMLDMAPNAFDDQYEGCVEDMEKRAPQLLQEDFNMNEKLKLEWKKAEIKWKEIKNCMSYPQGFHDFHGTALVAYTGEIFRSFNEATREFKVNPGNFHYKAFHYYLTRALQLLSDQRCSAVYRDSPERKKSNFNCVYSGSTQAVKISSLESRESCASLFLVVLLGLLVQQLTLAEL, via the exons GTGACTGGCCTGACAGGGCCTGTCATGCTAGACATGGCTCCCAATGCATTTGATGATCAGTATGAGGGCTGTGTCGAAGACATGGAGAAAAGGGCACCCCAGCTGTTACAAGAAGACTTCAACATGAATGAGAAATTAAAACTTGAGTGGAAAAAAGCAGAGATAAAATGGAAGGAGATCAAAAATTGTATGAGTTATCCCCAAGGTTTCCATGATTTCCATGGAACAGCTTTAGTTGCCTACACTGGGGAAATCTTCAGAAGCTTTAATGAGGCTACTAGAGAGTTCAAAGTGAATCCTGGTAACTTCCACTACAAGGCCTTCCATTACTACTTAACAAGAGCTCTTCAGCTTTTGAGTGACCAGCGTTGTAGTGCAGTTTACCGAG ACTCCCCggaaaggaagaagagcaacTTCAATTGCGTCTATAGCGGTTCTACTCAAGCAGTCAAAATTAGCAGCTTAG AATCCAGAGAGAGCTGTGCATCCCTGTTCCTTGTGGTTCTCCTCGGTCTTCTGGTCCAGCAGCTTACTCTTGCTGAGCTGTAG